From one Nitrosococcus halophilus Nc 4 genomic stretch:
- a CDS encoding cytochrome-c peroxidase: MRKIAFCLALAIGTTYTSHVLAGKNDGKLMEQAQSQFKPIPTEPPALEGNEVTPERIELGKWLYFDPRLSKSWLISCNTCHNLALGGVDLEETSIGHGWAKGPRNAPTVLNSVFNLAQFWDGRAEDLEAQAKGPIQAGVEMNNTPDRVERTLKSIPEYVQSFRKAFPGEADPVSFNNMAKAIEAFEATLLTPGSPFDKYLKGDAGALSKAEKRGLKLFMDKGCSSCHSGVNLGGEGYYPFGVVEKPGGEVLPEEDKGRFAVTKTASDEYVFKVPSLRNIELTPPYFHSGEVWELEQAVAIMGSSQLGIDLNDNETAAIVTFLKTLTGEQPKVEYPILPPHTKGTPLPVVDVSSEAMMGH, encoded by the coding sequence ATGAGAAAAATTGCTTTTTGCTTGGCGCTAGCAATAGGAACCACCTACACCAGTCATGTCCTTGCAGGAAAAAACGATGGGAAGCTGATGGAGCAGGCTCAGTCCCAATTTAAGCCGATTCCCACTGAGCCGCCAGCCTTAGAGGGAAATGAGGTGACGCCGGAGAGGATCGAGCTTGGGAAGTGGCTATATTTCGATCCTCGCCTTTCTAAGAGCTGGTTGATTAGCTGTAATACCTGCCATAACCTGGCCCTTGGAGGGGTAGATCTGGAAGAGACTTCCATTGGCCATGGGTGGGCAAAGGGACCCCGTAACGCTCCTACCGTGCTTAATTCCGTGTTTAACCTGGCGCAATTCTGGGATGGACGGGCCGAGGATCTCGAAGCCCAGGCGAAAGGGCCGATTCAGGCAGGGGTAGAGATGAACAATACTCCAGATCGAGTGGAGCGGACCCTTAAAAGCATCCCAGAATATGTCCAGAGCTTTAGAAAGGCCTTTCCTGGCGAGGCTGACCCCGTCTCTTTTAATAATATGGCTAAGGCCATAGAAGCCTTCGAGGCCACTTTATTGACCCCGGGATCCCCCTTTGATAAATACCTTAAGGGTGATGCTGGAGCGCTCTCCAAGGCAGAGAAAAGAGGACTAAAACTTTTTATGGATAAAGGTTGTTCCAGTTGCCACAGTGGGGTTAATCTAGGTGGCGAGGGCTATTATCCTTTTGGGGTTGTAGAGAAACCCGGTGGTGAAGTCCTGCCGGAGGAAGACAAAGGGCGGTTTGCGGTGACCAAGACGGCCAGTGATGAGTATGTCTTCAAAGTGCCTTCCTTGCGCAATATAGAGCTAACTCCTCCCTATTTCCATTCTGGCGAGGTATGGGAACTGGAACAAGCCGTCGCTATCATGGGGTCGTCACAACTGGGCATAGACCTCAATGATAATGAGACCGCAGCCATTGTGACCTTTTTGAAAACTTTGACTGGCGAACAGCCGAAAGTGGAATATCCTATTCTGCCGCCTCACACCAAGGGAACGCCGCTCCCGGTGGTGGATGTTTCCAGCGAAGCTATGATGGGACATTAA